In Scleropages formosus chromosome 6, fSclFor1.1, whole genome shotgun sequence, the genomic stretch agcttaacattgcaaagtCACCTTCAGAAAGGCAATACCTAGATGAATGGTTATAATAACAACAGTGGACGAAATAGATTCCCACAACTGGCAACATTAACAACAGATGTGGACATGAGGGAGAAACAGGCCCTTGCTGTGGACACCTTGTTGATGGAGACTGTCTCCACTGCCCAGCGCAGGGACACAAGGTGCATCGGGACACGCAGACATCTCCACCTGGACATCCGTCCAAACTCCGGACAACAAAGAAATCtgacaaagggagaaaaaaggtaaatgatGTCAATGGATTGGGACATGAGTCTCTCGTCACTGTTATTCACTTAAGTCCTTCCATTTCTAGAGGTGACAACAGGCACATTTTTACAAGCATAACTTCCAGGTAGTGATGTGTTAAAGACATCAAACTTCAACCCCTTCTGGacatattattatatgtaaAGGTATTCTGTCCTCGGTGCGCTAAACACAAAATCGACagatagctaacaagcttccagagaaagtcagaggctggagtaaagttgaatgccttactgttgtcttctttctcatgaaagtacagtcttttttgtaaaactaaaacaatacataaacgTCAATTACAcatctttaaatacaaatatccaTCAATACACCTAAATGCTGTCTACACTGTTGACATAACGTAAGTATTGCATTCACGCTGCTATGATTTACTAAAAATGTAAACGCAACTTACAAGCGATGGTTTGGAAGGCACTGGAGTTGCAAGCTCACCGCATGGCGCACATcaccgaaaacacacacacacagccgctcgtcccatacggggtcgcggggaaccggagcccacccggtaacacagggcgtaaggccggagggggaggggacacacccaggacgggaggccagtccatcgcaaagcacccctagtgggactcaaaccccagacccacgggagagcaggactgcggtccaacccactgcgccaccgcaccccctccccgaAAACgcttccagatttttttttaaaaccacgtGTATGCTTGTGTCACATGGCCTATCCATCCAATAACGTAATagtaaaaaataacatgaagAATAATGTTATTCTCCtaaatgaccactaggtgggaggaaaccaaaacagatctagaaatatctcacagaacagtacaaaaggaccccagttgatgtttaaaacttgtcttcctttgtgaatacctttgttaaatttttccttttgtatttgtacttttattttgtcatataactgcaatggcatacggtcattataagggggcttttattttgacacggtcTTGTATTCCCAAGCcctgcattttgattttactAATTAGTTTAATGCGGTTGGGGCGCAGATATTGCAGGAactaaagaatttatttaatacaatgATTCGCAACCCTCCGAAGAGGCATAAagtttgtacatgtatattgttgtaaatgttttctttttggaccgcagtcctgctctccagtgggtctggggttcgagtcccgcttggggtgccttgcggcggactggcgtcccgtcctgggtgtgtcctctccccctccggccttacgccctgtgttgccgggtaggctccggttccccgtgaccccgaatgggacaagcggtgtgtgtgtgtgtgtgtgtgtgtgtgtgtgtacttgttttgtccatgAAATAAGATGGTTACGGCTGTGTTTAACGTACAGTCAGTGTACTCTGATAAGGCGAAGGACTGAACggaagttaaatgttaaatatatttgttttagttttttttttttttttacaccagctcttACGTTGGAGGAGGTTGTCaagttagtttcaataaatcaactaacCATCATCAGTCGCTGGGTCTTctacaataatatataatataaaaaatacattacagttatttttactttccttGGTTGAGGCAAACAGGTCCATCAATTCATTTCCTTAAATGATTAACGTGATTTACCATTCGTTTCACGAGATTTCTAAATAGGTGAGTGAGGATATTTAGAAAAGTAGAGCTCAGAaacaatgacaatttaaaaaaaaaaatagcttagGGAATGCGTTACTACTGTCACTAGATGAGGTTCACTTTTCATAAGCGTCAGCCAGTTATAAGGCGACAAACAAGGACCCGTTCAGAGCACAAATACATGGAAACAAATGTACGTGAAAGTTTACTTCTTCACACACCAGAAGTATAGCAAGTAGCTGTTTTTAATCagagagaaaatacagtttaccTCCGCCCGAAAGGGAACCTCCATTATTCACAGGGGGGAACACGTCACTGGATagagtttagaaaaaaaaaacataatataaaacacCAGAGACCTTGGTTTTATtcgtatattttttaattaatgttttaatttgaattaatttttaaattaaaataatttttaatttttaatgtttgaattaaatgtttttaattttttaaagtttcacgttaatattataaatgtaagatgaaacAATACACTTTCGAAAAGTTAGCGATTTAGTTTCAATGACACCCCACTCAAATAACGTTAAGGTTGCATCCGGATTACGACATTGTTGATGTTTGCTCTAACTAAGCTTGTGTAGCGGTGGTGATTTCAATCAATTGACTCTTTGTttcctgtaaatatatatgaattaaatttttcagatcACAAATGATTTAGTTTTTCTCGGTGGGCTGGGACTGTCGACATTTAAATGcaggacacatttatttatttaacagacgctttccTTCAATGCGACTTCCACGGATctagtatgtagtgttatcagcccacacacctattcaccgaggtaacttacactgctagatagactacttacaatgggtgacTCATCCGTACCGCACAGAATtactctctgtgtgtcagtcacacactattcTGAGAATATagtcacacacagagagagttaTGCAATAAGTAAAACTTCAAGCACCTTCGGACACCACAGACACCTCTACGCGCAGAATTCGCAAAATCTTAGCAAGCAACTCCAGCTTCCGTTTGCTCCTTCCTTGTCAGCTGAGCCTCTCTGTGGTTGAAGCGCGATTCTTCAAACTAGTATCGCGCTCAAACGGCGACCgcagttttttcttctccaaaccGTTTTTCGTTTTGACTTGACGTTCTACTGCGAATAAGCggcttttttgcatttgcagtcCGAGTATTAACTCATCAAACAAAAGTAAGACAAGAAGTGAAGTCGTCTCGTCAATGAATGAAGCAACGAAGAAATTAGACCAAACAAGCGAAAAGATCAAAACGCAAATAGGCacataaataattcagaaaaCGAAAGAACTTTTAAGTAGTCTGAAATGACTACCGGTGTGGTGCGTCTTTATTATCATTTTCTTTCGTTTTCTGAAGTATTACAATTATAACAATtccccttcctggcttcaaaaaatataactgacccatgtctttcccacaccaacatacccacgaaaggactgtcccccaatataCTAGCAGCTCAGCCTAAGTCATCATGTCACATACATTACatgcatccttcaaaacacataaaatacttctaaattgcagtataaaactttatcatactgtaacgacccgcgttactgtttaaatgtagatagttgcattatgggaaataatgttaaagggtgtgtaaccgctggggccacttcgggggaAAATAGTAGGGTGACCATGTCTTCCAGTGTGTCGTGAAAACGTAGGGGGTACTAAGGCAGGCTGGTTGGCTGTAAGCGCAAGTCTTGGagaaaaaggggtcctcggaccgagagcattattccctttgtgttggtgttcaaataaaccgttcgttatgaacgctgcctccgcgtcctccttcgccccatccaaacccacggcgctgcgcgccacaatacccctaaaatcagacaaataaatTAGTCATCGGTGTAAAAGGTTAGAAGTGCACAGAATAACctaataaaacaaggccatAAAATCTGTAAAGAAAATGCTATACAGGTAAAACCCACACACATTAAAAGCATGACTCACTCCAGCGTACGGGGCTGCTcgcattttttaacttttcatgtACACATGCATCTCCGGCATCATGTAACACGAAGAGTTAAAATGCTTTTTGCGGCAAATACGTGCGCGCACATAACCGCGCGcacataaccacacacacacacacacactctttgaagccacttgtcccaagcccggcaacgcagggcgcaagaagacacgcccaggacgggacgccagtccatagcagggctcaaacaccagacccaccacgccGGAGTGGAACGCAGCCAAACACCCCAGCCACTGCACCCACCTGGCATCGGGGAGTGGAAAACTGCCTTCTGGTGTTAAGTTTTTGTTGTCAACAGCTATATTACGTACATGCTCTGTAAAACTTTTAGTGTCACGACAAGTTGGGTACGTGTACTACGATACAGAGCGGTATTGTGTGGCCGGGGCGGAGTGACCTGTTAGGAACGCGGGCGACTCGACTGATTTACATGTTACAATGCGTGcgaatgaaatgtgtgttttctgcgtAAACGGTAAAGCCTCATTAGTGCCATTTTTTCTCTCCTTGAGTCACTCGAAAACCACAGAAAGGAAGTGGGCGAGGAAGAGAAGCCGCAGATCAGCGTCGACCCAACCAGCAGTTGTCCCCGTACCTTCATGATTGTAGGTTCTGTGGCAGGAGCGGCGATTCGCATCTGAGCCCTTGTGGTACAAGCTGTACGGTGGTACCGGATGAGTGCGGGATAAGTACTGCAACAGTCAGTATAAAGTGTAATTGAACTCACTGTAAACTGCACACTTTCGACTTGCATCACTTAATCATTTTAACTTTTGATGTATCCAAATACATAAAACCAACAACTTGCATGCGGTTCTTCAACTTTTTTACTCTTGCATTTCGCTGTCATTgttgattacacacacacacacacacacacacacacactgactgaagccgcttgtcccgagcggggttgctgCAAGCCGAGGTTCTGGGTCGAGAGAAACGTTTCACGAATATTCCTTTCTTTCTGTATTCTTACTTAGTGACTTCTTCCGGCTGTACCGCCGTTTAAATAGAGTCAAGCGCCGCTCAGCGACATGTCACATTTCCCTTAGGGACATTTCACTTAGGAGCATTTGTACCGATATTTAATTGTGCTTGACGTGTTTCCctagtgggggtgtggtggcgcagtgggttggaccatggtcctgctttcaggtgagtctggggttcgagtcccgcttggggtgccttgcgacggactggcgtcccgtcctgggtgtgtcccctccccctccggccttacgccctgtgttaccgggtaggctccggttccccgtgaccctgtatgggacaaggggttctgaaaatgtgtgtgtgtgtgtgtgtgtgtgtgtgtgtgtgtgtgtgtgtgtgtgtgtgtgtgtgtgtgtgtgtgtttccctagTTGGCCAAAGGGTTAAAAGCTTGCTGGATCTGCCGGAGAAGGAAAGAACGGTCCTCTCACCAAAGCCCCGCCCCAAGGGACCAATTAGGTAGTTGGGGGGCGGGGCGATCGGACAGGAGACATCATATAGTGTTCTACGAACGTGACTCCTACGCTGCTCCTGCTTGAGGCGTAGGTGAATGGCGGTTTTTTAAAACAGCGCTGCGGAAAGATAAGGCTCCGTGACTGATGATCACTATTTATGAGACGAAACAATTTCTAAACGGAGTCCTCCACGTGAAGGAAGTAGAACAGTAAGTTGCCGTTTTGCTTTTATCAGTGTTTAGTCTCGCGCTTTAAAGGGAGCTTCATTATTTTCGGCATATTCGTCCAGGCTTAACCTTAAGTTTTGGTAAATTATATCTCACCTGAGTGACAGAGTAACGGGTTCGCGACCTGCCAACTTGTATCTTTAGCCAATTTCATCTTCGTTTTGCTTTACTGGTGGGTTTTACGTTGGTGGTGGTTCTTGTACTGGTGTCTCAGAAGTTCCGTTCTGTCGTCCAACTCGAGATAAGATCATTTGCAGCTCGGTGGATGGTTACCGTGGCGCTTAGCGCGACCTCGTCTCGAGCTGCCCGTGTTTCAGGCAACGTTGTCCTCTCACGTGACAAATAAGACTGAGGAGAACGATTTTTGTGTTCTCGCACCGCGCGCAGTTACGTCATCATGTGTCTGATCGCCGTGTTTCTTTACTGGTTAAACAGGATTGTCAGAAACAGAGCATCAGAAAAGACTGTCACTGCATGTCGTGACCGTGGACCGCGACTCGCTTGTTTGAGGGGTCATTCACTactatttatttaaacaccttCTCTTTTTCCACTTTAGGGTTACTTTCTGCGCACCGGTTCTCTTTTTCCACTGTcggtaatttacatttattcattcaagctgatgggggtttttttttttttttttttttttttttttttttctctctcttcagaGTTACACTTAGAGAGTTGAACAACTTGTGATTTTTCTACCCATTTTGTGGAGCTATTTAATGTTCACTGGACCAGTTTAGGGTGAGAAGCAGGTTaggaggacaggaaggagaTGCTCAGTGTTGTCTTGTACAGGCAGTGTAACAGGTACCTTTCTCAGAGGAGGAGTTTAAGGTAAAATAGGCAAGGGAAGTACTGCAATACAGGGACTCCGGTGATTTTCGCATTGCTGGTGCAGACATCGAGGTAAGGACAGGAAGGAAGTGGAGAATGATGCTGGCTGCGACAGCACGGCGTGCTGGTGGTGGGTATAGTAGCATCTGGAGGAGCAGGTCTGCTTGCGATACATGGAAGTCCAGAggaaggagaagcaggaggtGTTAAAGGGAGAGGTGCATGCAGAAAAGGAAGAACAGATGTCCAGGAAGATAgggatgcagcagcagggagcgTGGATGAGCTGGGAACAAGCCCAGGAACATAAGGTCTCATGAGCAGAGCCCCATCGTATTAAGTTCTTGATCCAGggactttaaaatatttctgataaACAGATTAATGATGGACCTGAAATGTCAAGAtttgttattaaaatgcatgaaaattcaACTGCGGTTTATTTGAAACTTCTGTGAGCATAACTTTATGCATAATCTTTATCCATTATGCGGtctgttttgtaaattattaatatatgtagGTTATGTGATAAAAGGGCAACTAAATAGCAAAATTAGAACTTATCAATGTGATCCTTTGCAGATATTTAACAGTTTTCTGAACTGTGGACATGATGAATTTGAGCTCAGTGTTCCTgatctggggggtgcggtggtgcagtgggttggaccacagtcctgctctctggtgggtctggggttcaagtcccacttggggtgccttgtgatggactggcgtcccgtcctgggtgtgtcccctccccctccggccttacgccctgtgttgccgggtaggctctggttccccgtgaccccgtatgggacaagcggttctgaaaatgtgtgtgtgtgtgtgtgtgtgtgtgtgtgtgtgtgtgtgtgtgttcctgatcTTCACTGGTAagtctgtatttctgtgtgtgtatgagagagagagagagagagagagagagagagagagagagagagagagagagagagctctcTATCTGGAGGTGCACTAACACCATTGAACTGAGGAGTAACTGAAACTTAAAAGTTGTTGTCCGATTACtatattggattttttttttttttttccccccctactgatctaatgaaaataaacatggaaaaactcTCTCTACCAAACTCTTGGAGCTGATGTCTGATCGTTCAACTACTTCAGTACTTGGTAGAAAAGAGTACAACATGAGGATGTGTATAAGTTCTCCACAGCCTgactaaaatgtgttttactgtggcaTGAACTAACAACTGCTAACACTGCTGGAGAATGTGCTTTTGATTGACTATTACACAGTTCAAATCACGTTAAACAGAATGTGCGTCACTTAACTTTTGTATGAATTATTTTCCACTAACTATTTTCTTCGATCCCTTTTCCTTTTAGTAAGCTTTTACTGTGATCAGAAATTAATAAAGCGTAATCAGTTGTCACAGTCAGGTTCCCGGTGGTCTGGAACTTATACCAGGAGCATAGGGTACAAAGCTAGTCAAGGATACAGGttggacaggattccagtccatcacagggtggtTCTTCATTGTGAACATAAGTCCTTTCGGACCTGAGAATTGAGTTATTCATAATGATCAGTTGAAATAACATGTATAATGAGCAAAAACCTAGACTCTTGAGCTATGAGAGTGTTTCCCCCCCCGTGGTAAATATCTGCCATAGGATTAGCAAATACCGCACAGAGTTCTAGCATGTGACGTGAATTTTTGTCACTCTATTGTAACTGCAGTATAATAAGTACAATAATCACACATGATCTGATTGATCCTGAAGTTTAACATTAGTCCATCTCTGTCAATTCATGTTCaatttactgtgctttactgccatGACAGATTTTATGCACTTGTGTTGCCCACTTGTATAGAGACCACAGCATTAATTTACTGGATGCTGTATGGAGGAGTGCAGTTTGGTAACATCAGTCTCCACTATTTTTGAGGGAAATGGGAAAGTTTCAGTGGCTTTCAGTGCCAGCCTTGTAATTAACTGTGCAAAGTGGTCAGTTACGTTCCTTGgattgtttgtctttgtgtgaatGATACTGTTTCCGAGTTCTACAGTTGAGGAGCTGGAGGGCACTCTTTCTTTTCTGGTACCTTCTTTTAATGGCTGGGGAATATTTGCCATTGAATAAATTGTTATTCTAATTGATTCCATCTGCCATCTTTCTGAGTTTTGGGTTTGTCCTGTAAAGTTCAGGTCCTGCTGTGATGTGCACTGGCACAAATGGTTGTAGTGGACTAAGCGACTGAACTTCAGATGGGAGCAGAGCAGCCGAgcggttctctctctctcgatcgAGGTGGCTGGTGCTCGCACCTCGGTGTTCTGAGCCCGCTGACGGAGTTGTTTATAACACGTTGTAAATAAGAAAGGCTGATGAAGAACCATGACCCAGAGTGAGACCAGGCTGTCTGTACTCATCTGCACCCCTTTTTGACCAGGGTCTCTGTACTCATCTGCACCCCTTTTTACCACAAGCATCATACGAAATTCACTAATATGCAAGCATATAACTGTAGTAAGAAATAGAAGCATAactaagaaatttaaaaaaaaaaaaaaaaaaaaaaaaaaacaataagttGTCTGCTCTACAAGACAAATAACATGTCACTATGAATTAACACGTAATTCTGGAGGTGGAGGATGATTAAGAGGCAGTGCTTTACTGATGGCCCACAGGTGGTAGATATAGAAGTCACAGGATCTTCTTCTGTAGCTTGTTTGCCTTCGCTTTGGTTCTTTtacaccttacatttacattcattcattaagcagatgcttttatccaaagcgatgcacatctcagcaaaagtataatttatgcattaccttaagagaaagacatagctgcagacatgaaagtctcacgtaaacctagtttgttaacctaccacttgctgtaccTTCACTCttgaaaaaacagcatttacgGTCCTGGATTGGTGTGTGTCAGCACTTTGGGTTGGGGTTTGGCATTAGAATTGACATATTAGCAGTTTGTTACTCAGATCCTTGTAAGTTGTCAGATTCACTCTGTGCATGCATATACTTTACCTACTGTACTTTGTTAAAATAACTGTTCCTCCCACCCCCATCTCCAGGGCTTCTAGCTGAACTCTTTGCATCGCAAGTTGTGTCCCTGAAAGGCACTGCTGTCCTGCACTGCTATAGAACACAAAACACTCCAGCAGAGCAGCAAGATGTGATCTGGAGGATAACTGAAGGCCAACTTGTTGCCCAGTGGTTCCGGGGGCGGTTCACAGCAGGCCCTGGGTACGAGGGCAGAGCCCAGCTCTCTGAGAAAGGGATAGAGGATGGAAACTTCTCTTTAACCATCTCACCTGTTGAGTACAATGATGAAGGTTTATATGACTGTTTCACAGGGTTTGATCATCTTGCTGTGGTGGAACTAGGTGTTTCTGGTAAGTTTTTGTCCTTTGCATTACAAGCTCAGgttctgtcacttttttgtAATGCCAGTATTGCATTAATTGATGTATTTAgtatcttttttgtgtttttattcctagacagtgctttattttttttaactgatcaaTAACCTCATCAGAGTAACTTTTTAGGTTAGATTGCAAATCTGTGTCATGTTCTTAAGTGGAGCACTTATTGTGGTAAAATatccacctgtgtaaatgggtaataacACTGTACGCTCTGTAGCTTATACTGAATAAAGTACCTGCTAAgtacatatataatattataaaggATAATTTGTACTAAAACTGTACACAGTTCTAATTGTCAGCTTGTTGTGTTCTTTAcagcaatatttacatgttttatttatcattacTGTCTGTTCTTTCACTTTCTCAGTGTCCACAGACAGGAATATCACTGCACAGGTTGGGGACCCTGTCACTCTCCCCTGCTATGCCAACGTCAGCAAACAGGCAAATCTCAGTCATCTTAACGTCCGCTGGGAGAAAGATGGACAGACTGTGCTGGatatccatatatatatatataatacagggACACCTGAAGGGATTATTCTTTCTATTGCAGGTAAATATACAAGGGTCTGTCAAAGCCTGAGAAATGTTTCCCAGGTGCACTGTATTGTGGAGCTGATACATTATTGCAGTTTCCTTCCTCAGAGGTGCAGGTTTTCTTGAGCTCTTAACTATGTGTGATACGTTTGACTCCATAGAAGTACAAGAACCGGATCATCAGTGTTCTTAATCTAACATTTTTTGAAGacaaaaggacatttttcaCCCCGTACAggtcctgctgctgttggttATTGGTCATTTATCGAAATATTCAATCACTTCACCAGCTGCTGACCTGATAACCTCCATCTGTGTTCCCTCAGGCCGTCAGTCAAACATCACCATCCAGTCACCTGAGTccctcttcctgccgctccaCATTGTAGAACCAGTCCGTGTTCTGTTCAGTTCTGGTGGCTGcaccagtgtgtctgtgtgtactgtGGAGGGAGATTCTGTAGACTGTGGACCTCAGTACCAACACAGGGCGTCTGTCCACAACTCAACTCTGATGCTGGAATACACAACACCAGCTGACAGTGGTGTGTACAGAGTGATGGACAACAGGACAAATGACACCATCAACACTGTATCTGTCAGTGTTACTGTTTCTCCTACAGGTATTGTTACTGTAACTTCATTTGaattttgttgctgctgttttatcCATACATCtgttaaaattttattgaacatcctctttttttttttttttttttttctcccctctttctTTTACAGTGCTGTTCCCGCTCCTttctgtgttgctgctgctgggggcaTTGGTGTTATTATGGATGACGGTACAAGAgttcaagaagaagaagaagattacGCTGAAACATAAACTGTATCTGCTCTTCCTGGttgtgatgctgctgctgaatCTGGTGCTGGTGGCTCTCtcagtgacagtgacatttaAACCTGGACATAAGGAACTGTATGTGGCACTGGGTGCGGGGCTGGGGCTGTTCCTAGCCTTCAAGATGGTTATAATGTCTATGACTTGTGAAAAGTTAGTCAAGATCAGGAAGGAGAAGACTCTGGGGGGTACACTGAAGCTGGTGTTGCTGTTGCTTCTGATGCTGTTGGTGCTTTTAGTGACAACGATGATGTTGCCGCAGCAGAAGTGGCTAAATTGGATCCCATTCCCAGTGCTGGGTCTGTTTATGATCTTGCACGTGATGATAATATATAAGCCACTACAGTATTTCCAGGAAGTGATGAGGACAGTGCAGAAAATTGAGAACAGCAATTGGTACGAACAGCTGCAGGAACTACATGCGGGACTGGTAGTGCCATTGAtcgtgctgctgttgctgtgggtCGTGCAGTTGGTGCTTTCAGTTGTGTTGGTGGTTAAGGAGTTGTGGGAAGGGATTAATTTAGGGTTACTGTGGGGCCTCACTGTGGGGGATGGGATCTTGAtaatgttgttgttcttgttgtgcCTCCATGCTGGTTCCTGAGGGTTACCTCACAATGTCAATGTATTGCATATAGTGACAGGTATCTTAATACTCATCTCAATATGAGAAGCAGGGTAACtctcatgaaaacaaaacagacacagaaagcAGTGTTTCTCTCAGCCAACCATCAACTGAGCAATAGATTATCCTGAATATATACACCAGCAAACCAGAACAGTTACTGTCCGAAGGATCAACAGTCAAATACCAAAGTGTAACACTGTATGGTACTATGAAATCTTGCACCTCttctccgtgaaccgccaccttatcgtggtggaggggtttgagtgcctgaatgagtccaggagctatgttgtctggggctacatgcccctggtagggtctcccatggcagacaggtcctggatgacagacgagacaaagcgcggttcaaaaaccccttatgacaaaaaaatcaaggcgtccgtttaccccgcccggtatggggtcaccggggccccaccctggagccaggcctgggggggggggctcgcatgcgagcgcctggtggccaggtctatgcccacggggcctggccgggctcagcccgaagccacaacgtggagccgctcttcggtgggctcaccacctgccggagaaaccgtaaggggccggtgcattgtgatttgggcggtggtcggggccgagtgcccggccgacccaaacctcgggcgccaactctggtttttgggacttggaatgtcacctcactggcggggaaggagcctgagctggtgcgggaagttgagagataccgtctagatatagtcgggctcacttccactcacagcttgggttctggaaccactctactcgatcgagggtggactctccactattctggcgttgcccaaggtgagaggcggcgggctggtgtgggcttattaatagccccccagttcagccgccatgtgttggagtctaccccggtgaatgagagggtcatctccctacgccttcgggtcagggaacggtctctcactgtcgtttgtgcttatgcgcctagcggcagtgtagagtacccggcctttttagagtccctggggggcgtgctggaaagcgctcccactggggactctgtcgttctactgggggactttaacgcccacgtgggcagcgacggtgatacctggaggggcgtgattgggaggaacggcctccctgatctgaacccgagcggtgagttgttattggatttctgtgctagtcgcggtttatccataacgaacaccatgttcatgcataagggtgtccaccagtgcacttggcaccaggacaccctaggtcggaggtcgatgatcgactttgtagtcgtttcttctgaccttcggccatatgttttggacactcgggtgaagagagggg encodes the following:
- the LOC114910710 gene encoding uncharacterized protein LOC114910710, producing the protein MLEYTTPADSGVYRVMDNRTNDTINTVSVSVTVSPTVLFPLLSVLLLLGALVLLWMTVQEFKKKKKITLKHKLYLLFLVVMLLLNLVLVALSVTVTFKPGHKELYVALGAGLGLFLAFKMVIMSMTCEKLVKIRKEKTLGGTLKLVLLLLLMLLVLLVTTMMLPQQKWLNWIPFPVLGLFMILHVMIIYKPLQYFQEVMRTVQKIENSNWYEQLQELHAGLVVPLIVLLLLWVVQLVLSVVLVVKELWEGINLGLLWGLTVGDGILIMLLFLLCLHAGS